In the genome of Terriglobales bacterium, the window GCTCCTGTTGCGAAGAGAACGCTCTGGGCCGGACGCATCCTCAGTGCCATCCCGGTACTGTTCCTGCTCTTTAGCGCCACCATGAAACTGGTCAAGCCGCAGTCGGTCATCGAGGGCTTCGCTCACCTCGGATATCCGGAGAACCTGGCTTTCGGCATCGCCATCCTCGAACTCGCCTGCACGGCCTTGTACGTCATTCGGCGCACCTCGGTTCTGGGCGCAATCCTGCTGACCGCCTTCCTCGGTGGCGCCACTGCCACCCACGTGCGCGTCGGCGATCCCTTTTTCGCGCCGGTGGTCCTCGGCGTGCTGGTCTGGCTGGGGCTGTACCTGCGGGAAGACCGTCTTCGCGCCCTCACCCCGCTCCGAACCTGACCGTCCCCTGCACTTCGTCCTGCCCTT includes:
- a CDS encoding DoxX family protein — encoded protein: MNSRAQAPVAKRTLWAGRILSAIPVLFLLFSATMKLVKPQSVIEGFAHLGYPENLAFGIAILELACTALYVIRRTSVLGAILLTAFLGGATATHVRVGDPFFAPVVLGVLVWLGLYLREDRLRALTPLRT